A stretch of Desulfurivibrio alkaliphilus AHT 2 DNA encodes these proteins:
- a CDS encoding multiheme c-type cytochrome: MNPYRPLKSLLIVALLALMLILPGCNREVEITVPPDPPGVDEQLPEPEPDPTPVDEAELEPPELSATRYLVSHPPPTPRAADWKVTEITATNGGEGVVITAEVSSQQSPLAGLSQVEQAWAFYRDQDGDYQRREITDYTQVADHNDGDYTLTIAGLSDRPWWGEEISWLVQLRNPAIQWPQALIVAHDTADGQPVKDLVTDQGCINCHGQRVFIDARGTYRSVAVTPEGDSLAMTQDHHFAAIGVEACVICHGDGDELTAFVHGIHNSSQVNRNTGGGLEVSAERFYSVRYPGDLKVCSACHQSQASLQYLRAQPVEHDFCASCHGATHAAGSTGQYTMDWPSYNPAASSLHGPGDENCIECHNGVDFFAFTGDVHPGNTPELQRAEQLALALEISKVEAAGPGSQIKIHWRAFNHDNDENYNLCHTGADLPVFFDHFTVRLSSLQADDPVNHIGGSTTAPGQPAPGLLPGPDNTVCNGDGSAVTTLQQTAPASYRAMLSFDGRPRLNDQPLRLPMPTYVFRVENGAEEPRRQPVETEKCLACHRGALYRHDNAGGGRSDNAELCITCHNPAATDQHHRREHYEITANQAYDRKGAESISFAWMMHAIHGAGANNAFYAIYRPGTITAYGGPTTAPPGWQLDEEGRARSSYLGQHGEAEEVRHTLKKVNYPRPLTECQACHSQPEVALPDPGAALAMSIDSGVSMGNHNDDTLIGPATAACMSCHRGDTATASKVLLNHAYLNSWPPQIFARGKRSLLEGKELEACLACHGRPAY, from the coding sequence ATGAACCCATACCGGCCCCTGAAATCACTGCTAATCGTCGCGCTGCTGGCCCTTATGCTGATCTTGCCCGGCTGCAACCGGGAGGTCGAGATCACGGTGCCCCCCGATCCGCCTGGGGTTGATGAGCAATTGCCGGAACCGGAACCGGACCCCACCCCGGTGGACGAGGCGGAGCTGGAGCCGCCGGAGCTCAGCGCCACCCGCTACCTGGTCAGCCACCCGCCACCAACCCCGCGGGCGGCCGACTGGAAGGTGACCGAGATCACCGCAACCAACGGGGGCGAGGGCGTCGTGATTACCGCCGAGGTCAGCAGCCAGCAATCGCCGCTGGCCGGCCTGAGCCAGGTGGAACAGGCCTGGGCCTTTTACCGTGACCAGGACGGTGATTACCAGCGCCGCGAAATCACCGATTACACCCAGGTTGCCGACCATAACGACGGCGATTACACCCTCACCATTGCCGGCTTAAGCGACCGGCCCTGGTGGGGGGAAGAAATCAGTTGGCTGGTCCAGCTTCGCAACCCCGCCATCCAATGGCCCCAGGCCCTCATCGTGGCCCATGATACCGCCGACGGCCAACCGGTGAAGGATCTGGTCACCGACCAGGGCTGCATCAACTGCCACGGGCAACGGGTCTTTATCGACGCCCGGGGCACTTACCGTAGCGTGGCCGTAACCCCCGAAGGCGATTCCCTGGCCATGACCCAGGACCACCACTTCGCCGCCATCGGGGTGGAGGCCTGCGTGATCTGCCACGGCGACGGCGACGAACTGACCGCCTTTGTTCACGGCATCCACAACTCCAGCCAAGTCAACCGCAACACCGGCGGCGGCCTGGAGGTCAGCGCCGAGCGCTTCTACTCGGTGCGCTATCCCGGTGATCTGAAGGTTTGCAGCGCCTGCCACCAAAGCCAGGCCAGCCTGCAGTATCTTCGCGCCCAGCCCGTCGAGCATGATTTTTGCGCCAGTTGCCACGGCGCCACCCATGCCGCCGGTTCAACCGGCCAGTACACCATGGATTGGCCCAGCTACAACCCCGCCGCCAGCTCTCTGCACGGCCCCGGCGATGAAAACTGCATCGAGTGCCACAACGGGGTGGATTTTTTTGCCTTCACCGGCGATGTTCACCCCGGCAACACGCCGGAGTTGCAGCGGGCCGAGCAACTGGCGCTGGCGTTGGAGATCAGCAAAGTAGAAGCCGCCGGGCCCGGCAGCCAGATCAAAATCCACTGGCGCGCCTTTAACCACGACAACGATGAAAACTATAACCTCTGCCACACCGGCGCCGACCTGCCGGTCTTTTTCGACCACTTCACCGTCCGCCTCTCTTCCCTGCAGGCCGACGACCCGGTCAACCATATCGGCGGCTCCACCACCGCCCCCGGCCAGCCCGCGCCGGGGCTGCTGCCGGGGCCCGACAACACCGTCTGCAACGGCGACGGCAGCGCCGTTACCACCCTCCAGCAGACCGCCCCAGCCTCTTACCGGGCCATGCTCTCCTTCGACGGCCGCCCCCGGCTCAACGATCAGCCCCTGCGCTTACCCATGCCCACCTACGTCTTCCGGGTGGAAAACGGCGCCGAAGAACCCCGCCGGCAGCCGGTGGAAACCGAAAAATGCCTGGCCTGCCACCGCGGCGCCCTCTACCGCCATGATAACGCCGGCGGGGGGCGCAGCGACAACGCGGAACTCTGCATCACCTGCCACAACCCCGCCGCCACCGACCAGCACCACCGCCGGGAGCACTACGAAATCACCGCCAACCAGGCCTACGACCGCAAAGGGGCCGAGTCCATCAGCTTTGCCTGGATGATGCATGCCATTCACGGGGCCGGGGCCAACAACGCTTTTTACGCCATCTACCGCCCCGGCACCATCACCGCCTATGGCGGCCCAACCACCGCCCCCCCGGGCTGGCAGCTCGACGAGGAAGGCCGTGCCCGCAGCAGTTACCTGGGACAGCACGGCGAGGCGGAAGAGGTGCGGCACACCCTGAAAAAGGTCAATTACCCCCGACCACTCACCGAGTGCCAGGCCTGCCACAGCCAGCCGGAGGTAGCCCTGCCCGACCCCGGGGCGGCCCTGGCCATGAGCATCGACTCCGGGGTGAGCATGGGCAACCACAACGACGATACCCTCATCGGGCCGGCCACCGCCGCCTGCATGAGCTGCCACCGCGGCGATACCGCCACCGCCAGCAAGGTGCTGCTTAACCACGCCTATTTGAACAGTTGGCCGCCGCAAATCTTTGCCCGCGGTAAACGCTCGCTGCTGGAAGGAAAAGAGCTGGAAGCTTGCCTGGCCTGCCACGGACGGCCGGCATACTGA
- the resB gene encoding cytochrome c biogenesis protein ResB — MNEKQNRIWRFLASVQLALWVIGLLAATSIIGTFIQQNKQLEHYLENYGPEMTRLLQTLDIIPNMYSSWWFITLLIIFVVNLIICSLDRLPATWRLINQDNLNVTPQRLAKMPLQREMNFAEEPPAAAERLEQRLTAIGWQPGSRNGEEGTLLFAQKGAWSRLGAYLVHLGILITLGGALIGGIWGFKGTIMFPEGETVDFIFDGTTAELLPLDFSIYLDEFEISFYPDGTPREFRSDVIISDPASNSRRRDSILVNHPLRHRGITFYQASYRALEQYLVHLRNQTTGAEIYLLALPDQELHWPEENLTLQVAAARSDQLQRVLTYQVSLQSPEAPPSVFTMADRQTVTVDRPEHPYNLYLQQRYSTGLQVARDPGVWVVYSGFALICLGLYLTFMVSHRRLWLLLTPAGKGSTRLLLCGGSNRNRASFDQQFDLLAAQLSRDETRNKD; from the coding sequence ATGAACGAAAAACAAAACAGAATCTGGCGTTTTTTGGCCTCGGTACAACTGGCCCTCTGGGTTATCGGCCTGCTGGCCGCAACCTCGATTATCGGCACCTTCATCCAGCAGAATAAGCAGTTGGAACATTATCTGGAAAATTACGGCCCGGAAATGACCAGGCTGTTGCAAACACTGGACATCATCCCCAATATGTACAGTTCCTGGTGGTTCATCACCCTGCTGATCATCTTTGTCGTCAACCTGATCATCTGCAGCCTCGACCGCCTGCCCGCCACCTGGCGACTGATCAACCAGGATAACCTGAATGTCACCCCACAGCGCCTGGCCAAAATGCCTCTGCAAAGGGAAATGAACTTTGCCGAAGAACCACCGGCCGCCGCCGAGCGCCTGGAGCAACGGCTTACCGCCATCGGCTGGCAGCCCGGCAGCCGGAACGGAGAGGAGGGCACCCTGCTCTTTGCCCAGAAAGGCGCCTGGTCACGGCTGGGAGCGTACCTGGTCCACCTGGGCATTCTGATCACTTTGGGCGGGGCGCTGATTGGTGGAATCTGGGGCTTCAAGGGCACCATCATGTTTCCCGAAGGGGAGACGGTGGATTTCATTTTCGACGGCACCACCGCGGAACTACTGCCGCTGGATTTTTCCATCTACCTCGACGAGTTTGAGATCAGTTTCTACCCGGACGGCACACCGCGCGAGTTCCGTTCCGACGTCATCATTTCCGATCCGGCATCGAACTCCCGCCGGCGCGACTCGATCCTGGTCAATCACCCCCTGCGGCACCGGGGCATCACCTTTTACCAGGCCTCTTACCGGGCTCTGGAGCAGTACCTGGTGCACCTCCGCAACCAGACCACGGGGGCTGAAATTTATCTGCTGGCCCTGCCCGACCAAGAATTGCACTGGCCGGAAGAAAATCTGACGCTGCAGGTAGCCGCTGCCCGGAGCGACCAATTGCAGCGGGTTCTTACCTACCAGGTCAGCCTGCAGAGCCCGGAAGCTCCACCCTCGGTCTTCACCATGGCGGACCGGCAAACGGTAACCGTAGACCGGCCGGAGCACCCGTACAATCTCTACCTCCAGCAGCGCTACTCCACCGGCCTGCAGGTGGCCAGGGACCCAGGCGTCTGGGTGGTTTACAGCGGATTTGCCCTGATTTGCCTGGGTTTGTATCTCACCTTCATGGTTTCCCACCGGCGGTTGTGGCTTTTGCTCACCCCGGCGGGCAAAGGAAGCACCCGGCTGCTGCTCTGCGGCGGCAGCAACCGCAACCGGGCCTCCTTTGACCAGCAGTTTGACCTCCTGGCCGCCCAGCTGAGCCGGGACGAGACCCGGAACAAAGATTAA
- a CDS encoding response regulator, with protein sequence MRKKILVVDDDELIRYGLQRALQAEKIEVITAGTSTEAVLQLSSCRYDLSLIDVHLPDFNGMLLLRIIKDICPEMRVIMMSASHLNNQDLEAEVERAQAGGACKFISKPFNLHELKEVVLQALHGSDEFQTGFHYCDNRFLNRRVRKKNRKPFEEELRYAINVIEGGGERRLLLQARGVDISEYGMGIVTEYPLRPSQVISLQYSNLNRIGTVVWSSLCDDQQTCRAGLHFA encoded by the coding sequence GTGCGCAAAAAAATCTTGGTTGTGGACGATGACGAATTGATCCGCTATGGCCTGCAACGGGCGCTGCAGGCGGAAAAGATTGAGGTAATCACCGCCGGCACCTCCACCGAGGCCGTACTGCAACTATCTTCCTGCCGTTACGACCTGTCCTTAATCGACGTGCACCTGCCGGATTTCAACGGCATGCTGCTGTTGCGGATCATCAAAGATATCTGCCCGGAAATGCGGGTAATCATGATGTCCGCCAGTCATCTCAACAACCAGGACCTGGAGGCGGAAGTCGAGCGAGCACAGGCCGGCGGCGCCTGCAAGTTCATCAGCAAACCATTCAACCTGCACGAGTTGAAAGAGGTCGTGCTACAGGCCCTCCACGGCAGCGATGAGTTCCAAACCGGCTTCCATTACTGCGACAATCGTTTCCTGAACCGCCGGGTGAGAAAAAAGAACCGGAAACCCTTCGAGGAAGAACTGCGCTACGCCATCAACGTTATCGAGGGGGGCGGCGAACGGCGGCTGCTGCTCCAAGCCCGCGGGGTGGACATCAGTGAGTACGGCATGGGGATTGTCACCGAATACCCGTTGCGCCCCAGCCAGGTAATCAGCCTGCAGTACAGCAACCTCAACCGCATCGGCACCGTGGTCTGGAGCAGCCTCTGCGACGATCAGCAAACCTGCCGGGCGGGGCTCCACTTTGCCTGA
- a CDS encoding phosphate/phosphite/phosphonate ABC transporter substrate-binding protein gives MERFFERLCRYQIVPLLVLLALLAACGDDRRGGTTDAPTPVAPAGPVRLSIGLLPEQDVFVQRRRYTPIAEYLAAATGTEIELKIIRRYGNVMEHFRRKQLDGAFLGSFTGAWAIETLGVVPLARPQYPDGVSTYYGMIFVRKDSGIRSAADTKGKVCVFVDPATTAGWLLPLHYFHDHGIPFEDDWFKEAYFSGSHEDSIRDVLEGRADIGAAKDLVFDMVAQQEPRVREELEILAVSPPVPSNTLSVRGDLDQELQERLKQALLTMHETPAGIKALEEFGAVRFLATGREDYQPVFVYARAVGLNLADYQEK, from the coding sequence ATGGAACGTTTCTTCGAGCGTCTCTGCCGATACCAAATTGTACCCCTTCTGGTGCTGCTGGCCCTGCTTGCGGCCTGCGGTGATGATCGCCGGGGCGGGACGACCGACGCCCCAACGCCTGTCGCCCCCGCCGGGCCGGTGCGTCTCAGTATTGGGCTGCTGCCCGAACAGGACGTCTTTGTTCAGCGCCGCCGCTACACCCCCATCGCCGAATACCTGGCCGCCGCCACCGGCACCGAGATCGAACTAAAGATTATCCGCCGCTACGGCAACGTGATGGAACACTTCCGCCGCAAGCAGTTGGACGGGGCCTTTCTGGGCAGCTTCACCGGGGCTTGGGCCATTGAGACCCTGGGGGTGGTGCCGCTGGCCCGGCCGCAGTACCCCGACGGTGTTTCCACCTATTACGGGATGATCTTCGTCCGTAAGGACAGCGGCATTCGTTCCGCCGCCGACACTAAAGGCAAGGTCTGCGTATTTGTCGATCCGGCCACCACCGCCGGCTGGCTGCTGCCCCTGCACTACTTTCACGATCATGGCATTCCCTTCGAGGACGACTGGTTTAAAGAAGCCTATTTCAGCGGCAGCCACGAGGATTCGATCCGGGATGTGCTGGAGGGCAGGGCCGATATCGGCGCTGCCAAGGACCTGGTTTTCGATATGGTGGCGCAACAGGAGCCGCGGGTGCGGGAAGAGTTGGAGATCCTGGCGGTTTCGCCGCCGGTGCCCAGCAATACCCTGAGTGTGAGGGGGGACCTGGACCAGGAGTTGCAGGAGCGGCTTAAGCAGGCGCTGCTGACCATGCACGAAACCCCGGCCGGAATTAAGGCCCTGGAAGAGTTCGGGGCGGTGCGCTTTCTGGCCACCGGCAGGGAGGATTACCAGCCGGTGTTCGTTTACGCCCGGGCCGTTGGGTTGAACCTGGCCGATTACCAGGAAAAATGA
- a CDS encoding sensor histidine kinase yields the protein MRNKAIIGFILLALFFAGGGAHIISSHNRVIWNLEEIFKLSEATHRRTDLLNKVKLVQAHLLLAESPHVGEIHSIIIHGEAIRTAAENCVNCHHPPRVGAGFYILRDQIDDYLKKLSRVYTIRANPDRIRVAVGDAFASGEELYEMVGRMASETGHRIPGQLAETRKEIGQAKKLLQGMVIVGPLAALLVIFFFLRRFTSSISALTRATGRIREGDLAYTIAEPLPDEFGELAEAFNGMTVSLQQQREQVVAAESRYKILFESAADAIFILQADDDKRNCIVAANQAAAAMYGYAAAEMAGLHFPGLAASPDKAVETKEDFFERLLAGERVEARSEHRRQDDTVFSVEFSAGLVALRDNRFGLVFVRDITHRVQTEEALLRSRQLAVVGQMAAGLAHEIKNPLAGIKVSMEVLSNELDISQQDKEIFHRIVSEVQRIENLLRNLLNYARPPKPEFAPVDLNAQLESCLKNSEMLLKAPEHKVNGRRRVRFERHLADGLPLIRADASQVQQIFLNLLLNAIEAISDEGVVAVTSKTSEDGKVVVEVSDNGKGMTAETCARIFQPFYSNKHRGSGLGLAICKRLVELHGGEIQVVSSPGEGSTFIVAFPVHHQEQPEEAAA from the coding sequence ATGAGAAACAAGGCGATCATCGGTTTTATTCTTTTGGCCCTCTTTTTTGCCGGCGGCGGGGCCCACATCATCTCTTCCCACAACCGGGTCATCTGGAACCTTGAGGAGATTTTCAAACTCAGTGAAGCGACCCATCGGCGAACGGATCTGCTCAACAAAGTCAAGCTGGTCCAGGCGCACCTGCTGCTGGCCGAATCCCCCCATGTCGGGGAAATTCACAGCATCATCATTCATGGCGAGGCTATCCGGACGGCGGCGGAAAACTGTGTCAACTGCCATCATCCGCCGAGGGTGGGGGCAGGGTTTTATATTCTGCGGGACCAGATTGACGACTATCTTAAAAAGTTGAGCCGGGTCTATACTATTCGGGCCAATCCCGATCGAATCAGGGTCGCGGTGGGGGATGCTTTTGCCAGTGGCGAGGAGCTTTATGAGATGGTGGGCCGCATGGCCAGTGAGACCGGCCACCGGATCCCCGGCCAGTTGGCCGAAACCCGGAAAGAGATCGGCCAGGCCAAAAAACTGTTGCAGGGGATGGTTATTGTCGGGCCGCTGGCGGCCCTGCTGGTGATCTTTTTTTTCCTCCGGCGTTTCACCTCCTCCATCTCGGCTCTGACCAGGGCGACCGGCAGAATCCGGGAAGGTGACTTGGCCTACACCATCGCCGAGCCGCTGCCCGACGAGTTCGGAGAGTTGGCGGAGGCCTTCAACGGGATGACCGTTTCCCTGCAGCAACAGCGGGAGCAAGTGGTTGCCGCCGAGAGCCGTTACAAGATTCTTTTCGAATCCGCCGCCGACGCTATTTTTATTCTCCAGGCCGATGATGACAAACGAAACTGCATTGTGGCGGCCAATCAGGCGGCGGCGGCCATGTACGGTTACGCCGCAGCGGAGATGGCCGGTCTGCATTTTCCGGGGTTGGCGGCATCACCGGATAAGGCCGTGGAAACCAAGGAGGACTTTTTTGAGCGGCTGCTGGCCGGCGAAAGGGTCGAGGCCAGGAGCGAGCATCGGCGCCAGGATGACACGGTTTTCTCGGTTGAATTCAGCGCCGGCCTGGTGGCGCTGCGGGACAACCGCTTTGGGCTGGTGTTTGTCCGCGATATCACCCACCGGGTGCAGACCGAAGAGGCCCTGTTGCGCTCCCGCCAGTTAGCCGTGGTGGGCCAGATGGCCGCCGGCCTGGCCCACGAGATCAAAAACCCCCTGGCGGGAATCAAGGTCTCCATGGAGGTGCTGAGCAACGAATTGGATATATCCCAGCAGGATAAGGAGATATTTCACCGCATTGTCAGCGAGGTGCAGCGGATCGAAAACCTGCTGCGCAACTTGCTCAACTATGCCCGCCCGCCCAAGCCGGAGTTTGCCCCGGTCGATCTCAATGCGCAGCTGGAAAGCTGCCTGAAAAACAGCGAGATGCTGCTTAAGGCCCCGGAACACAAAGTAAACGGTCGTCGTCGCGTCCGTTTTGAGCGCCACCTGGCCGACGGGCTGCCGCTGATTCGGGCTGACGCCTCCCAGGTGCAGCAGATTTTTCTCAACCTGCTGCTCAACGCCATCGAGGCGATCAGCGATGAGGGGGTTGTTGCCGTCACCAGCAAAACCAGTGAAGACGGTAAGGTGGTGGTCGAGGTAAGCGACAACGGCAAGGGCATGACGGCGGAAACCTGCGCCCGGATTTTTCAGCCCTTTTACTCCAACAAGCACCGGGGCAGCGGCCTGGGGCTAGCGATCTGTAAGCGGCTGGTGGAACTGCACGGCGGCGAAATCCAGGTGGTCAGTTCCCCGGGCGAGGGAAGCACCTTTATCGTGGCCTTTCCCGTTCATCACCAGGAGCAGCCCGAGGAGGCAGCGGCATGA
- a CDS encoding sigma-54-dependent transcriptional regulator codes for MKTRGRIFAVDDDELILTMLARALKNEGYEVNCQTSSEDVVANIARWHPDVIFLDIDIDDQMSGLDILQAVKGEGLSGEVVMLTADDSAESAIRAMKLGAADYFTKPFNIDEVKITTSKIIEAIRLREEVDYLRDRGRSPEKQFVGESPVILEILEKARKLAQAGAETILITGESGTGKEVLARQIHAWKEGLDEGGGGPFLAVNCTALPENLIESELFGYARGAFTDARSDKKGVFELAAGGTLLLDEIGDMRLDLQTKLLRVLEERKVRRLGGSVDLPVDTTVIATTNKDIKAAVDEGGFRGDLFFRLSTFRIHLPPLRERQGDALLLARFFLGFFAHKYMKKEIKGFSPAAEKAILQYSWPGNVRELRNVIEHCVVLENVAEVEPRHLHLDDAAKAGRPQVERRKNAAIILPESGISLEEVEKTLIRQALERTNNNQTQAARLLQVSYDTLRYQVKKYGLL; via the coding sequence ATGAAAACCCGAGGACGTATCTTTGCCGTCGATGACGACGAGCTGATCCTGACCATGCTGGCCAGGGCCCTGAAGAATGAAGGCTACGAGGTCAATTGCCAGACGTCCAGTGAGGATGTGGTGGCCAATATCGCCCGCTGGCATCCCGATGTGATTTTTCTCGATATCGATATCGACGACCAAATGAGCGGCCTGGATATTTTGCAGGCGGTTAAGGGAGAGGGGTTGAGCGGGGAGGTGGTCATGCTTACCGCCGATGATTCGGCGGAGTCGGCGATTCGGGCGATGAAGCTGGGGGCGGCGGATTACTTCACCAAGCCGTTCAATATCGATGAGGTAAAAATAACCACCAGCAAGATCATCGAGGCCATCCGGTTGCGGGAGGAGGTGGATTACCTGCGCGACCGCGGGCGCTCCCCGGAAAAGCAGTTTGTCGGCGAGTCGCCGGTGATTCTGGAAATTCTGGAAAAGGCGCGTAAACTGGCCCAGGCCGGGGCCGAGACCATTTTGATTACCGGGGAGTCGGGCACCGGCAAAGAAGTACTGGCGCGACAGATTCATGCCTGGAAAGAGGGGCTTGACGAAGGGGGAGGGGGGCCTTTTCTGGCCGTCAACTGCACCGCGTTGCCGGAAAATCTGATTGAGAGCGAGCTTTTCGGCTATGCCCGGGGAGCCTTCACCGATGCCCGCAGCGATAAGAAAGGGGTGTTTGAGCTGGCCGCCGGCGGCACCCTGCTGCTGGATGAGATCGGCGACATGCGCCTGGATCTGCAGACCAAGCTGCTGCGGGTGCTGGAAGAGCGCAAAGTGCGGCGGTTGGGGGGAAGTGTTGATCTGCCGGTGGACACCACGGTGATTGCCACCACCAACAAGGATATCAAGGCCGCCGTCGACGAGGGAGGGTTCCGCGGCGATCTCTTTTTCCGTTTGAGCACCTTCCGCATTCATCTGCCCCCCCTGCGCGAGCGACAGGGGGACGCCCTGCTGCTGGCCCGTTTCTTCCTGGGCTTTTTCGCCCACAAGTATATGAAAAAAGAGATCAAGGGCTTTTCGCCGGCGGCGGAGAAGGCGATTTTGCAGTATTCCTGGCCGGGCAATGTACGGGAGTTACGCAATGTTATTGAGCACTGCGTGGTGCTGGAGAACGTGGCCGAGGTGGAGCCCCGGCACCTGCACCTGGATGATGCCGCCAAGGCTGGCCGGCCGCAGGTGGAGCGGCGCAAGAATGCCGCCATCATTTTACCGGAAAGTGGTATTTCTCTGGAGGAGGTGGAAAAAACGCTGATCCGCCAGGCCCTGGAGCGGACCAACAACAACCAGACCCAGGCCGCCCGGCTGCTGCAGGTCTCTTACGACACCCTGCGCTACCAGGTAAAAAAATACGGTCTGCTATGA
- a CDS encoding multiheme c-type cytochrome — protein sequence MGRSTGRKRLWRLLGAVLLLGLAAMFSGGCDGGVKVTVAEEKEDPPETTPETPTEPQDPQDITTTPVDQAELEPPELSATRYLVSHPPPTPRAADWKVTEISATNGGEGIVITAEVSSQQSPLAGLSQVEQAWAFYRDQEGNYRRSEITDYTQVADHNNGGYTLKIAGLSDQPWWGDEISWLVQLRNPAIQWPQALIVAHDTADGQPVKDLVTDQGCINCHGQRVFIDARGKYRSVAVTSEGAPLAMSQDHHFAAIGVEACVICHGNGDELTAFIHGIHNSSRVNQDIGGGLEVSAGRHYSVRYPGDLKVCSACHQSQASLEHIRTQPIEHDFCAGCHGATHAAGATGQYSMDWHSYPWRDTETWQAEDLEKLHAVTLDEWDLDPQEYPCTVCHNGSLAARYVEQFHPGNAPELQRTEQLALALEISKVEAAGPGSQVKIHWRAFNRDNDENYNLCHTGADLPVFFDHFTVRLSSLQADDPVNHIGGSTTAPGQPAPGLLLGPDNTVCNGDGSAVTTLQQTAPASYRAMLSFDGRPRLNDQPLRLPMPTYVFRVENGAEEPRRQPVETEKCLACHRGALYRHDNAGGGRSDNAELCITCHNPAATDQHHRREHYEITANQAYDRKGAESISFAWMMHAIHGAGANNAFYAIYRPGTITAYGGPTTAPPGWQLDEEGRARSSYLGQHGEAEEVRHTLKKVNYPRPLTECQACHSQPEVALPDPGVALAMSMDSGVSMGNHNDDTLIGPATAACMSCHHGDTTISKALLKHAYTNSWSPQIFARGKRSLLEGEAMETCLICHGKPAL from the coding sequence ATGGGCAGATCAACGGGAAGAAAACGGCTATGGAGGCTTCTTGGCGCCGTCCTGCTGCTGGGCTTGGCGGCAATGTTCAGCGGCGGCTGCGATGGTGGAGTTAAGGTAACGGTGGCCGAAGAAAAGGAAGATCCCCCAGAAACCACCCCTGAAACCCCGACCGAGCCGCAAGATCCGCAAGATATCACCACTACCCCGGTGGACCAGGCGGAACTGGAGCCGCCGGAGTTGAGCGCCACCCGCTACCTGGTCAGCCACCCGCCACCAACCCCGCGGGCGGCCGACTGGAAGGTGACCGAGATCAGCGCAACCAACGGAGGCGAGGGCATCGTGATTACCGCCGAGGTCAGCAGCCAGCAGTCGCCGCTGGCCGGCCTGAGCCAGGTGGAACAGGCCTGGGCCTTTTACCGTGACCAGGAAGGCAATTATCGGCGCAGCGAAATCACCGATTACACCCAGGTTGCCGACCATAACAACGGCGGTTACACCCTCAAAATTGCCGGCTTGAGCGATCAGCCCTGGTGGGGAGATGAGATCAGTTGGCTGGTCCAGCTTCGCAATCCCGCCATCCAATGGCCCCAGGCCCTCATCGTGGCCCATGATACCGCCGACGGCCAACCGGTGAAGGATCTGGTCACCGACCAGGGCTGCATCAACTGCCACGGGCAACGGGTCTTTATCGACGCCCGGGGCAAATACCGCAGCGTCGCAGTTACATCCGAAGGCGCCCCCCTGGCCATGAGCCAAGACCACCACTTCGCCGCCATCGGGGTGGAGGCCTGCGTGATCTGCCACGGCAACGGCGACGAACTGACCGCCTTTATCCACGGCATCCACAACTCCAGCCGGGTCAACCAGGATATCGGCGGCGGCCTGGAGGTCAGTGCCGGGCGCCACTATTCGGTGCGTTACCCCGGTGATCTGAAGGTCTGCAGCGCCTGCCACCAAAGCCAAGCCAGCCTGGAACATATCCGCACCCAGCCCATCGAGCACGACTTCTGCGCTGGCTGTCACGGCGCCACCCATGCCGCCGGCGCAACCGGCCAGTACAGCATGGACTGGCACAGTTACCCCTGGCGTGACACCGAGACCTGGCAAGCCGAGGATCTTGAAAAATTGCATGCCGTCACCCTGGACGAGTGGGACCTTGACCCTCAGGAGTACCCCTGCACCGTTTGCCACAACGGCAGCCTGGCGGCCCGTTATGTGGAACAGTTCCACCCCGGCAACGCGCCGGAGTTGCAGCGGACCGAGCAACTGGCGCTGGCGTTGGAGATCAGCAAAGTGGAGGCTGCCGGGCCCGGCAGCCAGGTCAAAATCCACTGGCGCGCTTTTAACCGCGATAACGACGAAAACTATAACCTCTGCCACACCGGCGCCGACCTGCCGGTCTTTTTCGACCACTTCACCGTCCGCCTCTCTTCCCTGCAGGCCGACGACCCGGTCAACCATATCGGCGGCTCCACCACCGCCCCCGGCCAGCCCGCACCGGGGCTGCTGCTGGGGCCCGACAACACCGTCTGCAACGGCGACGGCAGCGCCGTTACCACCCTCCAGCAGACCGCCCCAGCCTCTTACCGGGCCATGCTCTCCTTCGACGGCCGCCCCCGGCTCAACGATCAGCCCCTGCGCCTACCCATGCCCACCTATGTCTTCCGGGTGGAAAACGGCGCCGAAGAACCACGCCGGCAGCCGGTGGAAACCGAAAAATGCCTGGCCTGCCACCGCGGCGCCCTCTACCGCCATGATAACGCCGGCGGGGGGCGCAGCGACAACGCGGAACTCTGCATCACCTGCCACAACCCCGCCGCCACCGACCAGCACCACCGCCGGGAGCACTACGAAATCACCGCCAACCAGGCCTACGACCGCAAAGGGGCCGAGTCCATCAGCTTTGCCTGGATGATGCATGCCATTCACGGGGCCGGGGCCAACAACGCTTTTTACGCCATCTACCGCCCCGGCACCATCACCGCTTATGGCGGCCCAACCACCGCCCCCCCGGGTTGGCAGCTCGACGAGGAAGGCCGTGCCCGCAGCAGTTACCTGGGACAGCACGGCGAGGCGGAAGAGGTGCGGCACACCCTGAAAAAGGTCAATTACCCCCGGCCGCTCACCGAGTGCCAGGCCTGCCACAGCCAGCCGGAGGTAGCCCTGCCCGACCCCGGGGTGGCCCTGGCCATGAGCATGGACTCCGGGGTGAGCATGGGCAACCACAACGACGACACCCTCATCGGGCCGGCCACCGCCGCCTGCATGAGCTGCCACCACGGCGATACCACCATTAGCAAAGCCCTGCTGAAACACGCCTACACCAACAGCTGGTCACCGCAAATCTTTGCCCGCGGCAAACGCTCGTTGCTGGAGGGTGAAGCCATGGAAACCTGCCTGATCTGCCATGGAAAACCGGCACTATGA